A genomic segment from Spinacia oleracea cultivar Varoflay chromosome 3, BTI_SOV_V1, whole genome shotgun sequence encodes:
- the LOC130469503 gene encoding uncharacterized protein, translating into MTTLLLNHLIMKKVSLCSWNVRGLNDHGKIVEVKQLLNKNSIHVITLIETSVKETKFKQLSSKFGRYWSWGENYKDNPRGRIWLGWQHLEVDLSILTCHEQFIHCVVRDRSGSVYLYFTAVYGLHTIEDRKSLWSALLQIQASVGAYPWILSCNFNTILADGDRINGCPVTAAETCDFNNFVVSAGLCVLQSVGGYFSWHKGAGVGKVASRIDWCLGNPAWVMKFSGVPVQYLNFSISDHVPLMISCLPDVPEGGKPFRFLNFLADHTQFEPLVKAVWDSPGAGTCMFQLWCKLKQVKCKLKSLHREEFSGIAEKIDKARTLLASVQQDLVTAPTTELHLQEIECITDLRKWLKKERNRINRISILYDANGNKLVDAEAIQKEVISFYKALLGSSAHSLPSVHLPTLRKGPTLSVSAKKWLIRQVTNDEIDLALKAIGDDKAPGLDGLGI; encoded by the exons ATGACCACACTGTTACTCAATCACCTAATCATGAAGAAGGTTAGTCTTTGTTCATGGAATGTTAGAGGCCTTAATGATCATGGTAAGATTGTTGAGGTTAAGCAGCTTTTAAATAAGAATAGTATTCATGTTATAACCTTAATTGAAACTAGCGTTAAAGAAACAAAGTTCAAGCAACTTTCTAGTAAGTTTGGTAGATACTGGAGCTGGGGAGAGAACTATAAAGACAACCCTAGGGGCAGGATTTGGTTAGGTTGGCAACACCTTGAGGTGGATTTGTCTATCCTAACATGCCATGAGCAGTTCATTCACTGTGTGGTTAGGGATAGATCTGGGAGTGTTTATCTGTATTTCACTGCAGTGTATGGGCTGCATACTATTGAGGATAGGAAAAGCTTATGGTCAGCTCTGTTACAGATTCAAGCCAGTGTGGGGGCATACCCATGGATCTTGTCATGTAACTTTAACACCATCTTGGCTGATGGTGATAGAATTAATGGATGTCCTGTTACAGCTGCTGAAACTTGTGACTTTAACAATTTTGTTGTTTCTGCTGGATTGTGTGTTCTGCAGAGTGTTGGTGGTTATTTTTCTTGGCATAAAGGGGCTGGTGTGGGGAAAGTAGCAAGTAGAATAGATTGGTGCTTGGGTAATCCTGCCTGGGTGATGAAATTCAGTGGGGTGCCTGTGCAGTATTTAAACTTCTCTATCTCTGATCATGTGCCTTTAATGATCTCTTGCTTACCTGATGTTCCAGAAGGGGGTAAACCTTTTagatttttgaattttcttgCTGATCATACACAGTTTGAACCATTGGTGAAAGCAGTTTGGGACTCTCCTGGTGCTGGTACATGTATGTTCCAACTTTGGTGTAAACTGAAACAAGTGAAGTGTAAGTTGAAGAGTCTCCATAGGGAGGAATTTTCTGGTATTGCTGAGAAGATTGACAAAGCTAGAACCTTGTTGGCATCTGTACAACAAGATTTGGTTACTGCTCCTACCACTGAGTTGCACCTGCAAGAAATTGAGTGTATAACTGACTTGAGGAAATGGCTCAAA aaagaaagaaacagaataAATAGGATCTCTATCCTATATGATGCTAATGGCAACAAATTAGTTGATGCTGAGGCTATTCAGAAGGAAGTTATCTCTTTCTATAAAGCTTTGCTTGGTTCTTCTGCTCATTCTCTCCCTTCTGTGCACTTGCCTACTTTGAGAAAAGGGCCAACACTTAGTGTTTCTGCTAAGAAGTGGCTGATTAGACAGGTTACTAATGATGAAATTGATCTAGCCCTGAAAGCTATTGGAGATGATAAAGCTCCTGGTCTGGATGGTCTTGGCATATAA
- the LOC110777227 gene encoding uncharacterized protein — protein sequence MALKGAELGFINPLVKDGRKVAQLQQKELDSMADKWQAAIVMYVVGESPTIASVKRFMAAVWSNVTQPQVFYHDEGYFILKFANVEDKNTIVAGGPYTFYGKPVIIKPWVANFNFYEEVLKVIPMWVKFPNLPLNCWGSDSISRISSLLGVPLFADGCTTRQERVSFARVLIEMDVTNPLPDHVWIEDTTGKAFKQPVSYDWKPQFCKPCNVVGHDCDKIQKAKPVKPAVKKVWVPKQMQ from the coding sequence ATGGCTTTGAAGGGGGCTGAGCTTGGATTTATTAATCCTCTTGTTAAAGATGGTAGGAAAGTAGCTCAACTCCAGCAGAAGGAGTTGGATTCTATGGCTGATAAATGGCAGGCTGCGATAGTCATGTATGTGGTGGGGGAATCCCCCACTATTGCCTCTGTCAAGAGGTTTATGGCTGCTGTGTGGAGCAATGTGACACAACCACAGGTCTTCTACCATGATGAGGGTTACTTCATCCTTAAGTTTGCTAATGTAGAAGACAAAAACACTATAGTTGCTGGTGGACCCTATACCTTCTATGGTAAACCTGTCATTATTAAGCCTTGGGTagcaaatttcaatttctatgAAGAAGTTCTTAAGGTTATTCCAATGTGGGTGAAATTTCCTAACCTTCCTCTCAACTGTTGGGGTAGTGATTCTATTAGCAGGATCAGCAGCTTGCTAGGAGTTCCTTTATTTGCAGATGGGTGCACAACAAGGCAAGAAAGGGTTTCCTTTGCTAGGGTACTGATTGAAATGGATGTCACTAATCCATTGCCTGATCATGTTTGGATAGAGGATACTACTGGGAAAGCTTTTAAGCAACCAGTGTCATATGATTGGAAGCCACAATTCTGTAAACCTTGCAATGTAGTGGGTCATGACTGTGATAAAATACAAAAGGCTAAGCCTGTTAAACCAGCTGTGAAGAAAGTTTGGGTGCCAAAGCAGATGCAATAG